A single Pseudomonas sp. DC1.2 DNA region contains:
- a CDS encoding IS30 family transposase has translation MPTKYTHLSTEERVAIMVMQLQQLTLRAIAVLLRRHPSTISREIRRHSQLGRYDPAHAASSARALRHKPRRQSRLCSGSELFQVIMEMLRIGWSPQQIASRLRSIWPDHPERHVSHETIYLAIYAYPRGELKRQLISYLRQGKGKRRPRTQSAIRRERYPAELSIHLRPPEVEDRLVPGHWESDLIIGANNRSAVATMVERTSRYVILAKLDAPTADAAAQAITREMSRMAPSLLRTMTHDQGSEMAHHAEITAHTGMKVYFADPHSPWQRGMRQYLPKGTDLSLVSQERLGEIADMLNTRPRQTLGWRFPIEVLVDYLQLSASNKLEIIN, from the coding sequence ATGCCAACGAAGTACACACACCTCAGCACTGAGGAGCGCGTCGCCATCATGGTGATGCAGCTTCAACAACTCACCCTGCGAGCAATCGCCGTTTTGCTCAGACGTCATCCCAGTACGATTAGCCGTGAGATCAGACGGCACAGCCAACTGGGTCGATACGATCCGGCTCACGCCGCAAGCAGCGCACGAGCGCTACGTCACAAGCCACGCCGTCAATCTCGCTTATGCTCTGGCTCTGAGTTGTTCCAAGTGATCATGGAAATGCTGCGCATTGGCTGGTCACCCCAGCAAATCGCTAGCAGACTACGCAGTATCTGGCCCGATCACCCCGAGCGACATGTGAGTCACGAAACCATCTACCTAGCTATTTATGCCTATCCGCGAGGCGAGTTGAAGCGTCAGCTCATCAGCTACTTGCGCCAAGGTAAAGGCAAGCGGCGACCGCGAACCCAGAGTGCCATACGTCGAGAGCGCTATCCTGCGGAGCTCAGCATCCACCTACGCCCACCGGAGGTCGAAGACCGCCTTGTCCCGGGGCACTGGGAAAGTGACCTGATTATCGGGGCCAACAACCGCTCCGCTGTCGCCACGATGGTTGAGCGCACGAGTCGTTATGTGATCCTGGCAAAACTCGACGCACCGACCGCCGATGCAGCCGCTCAAGCCATTACCCGAGAAATGTCGCGCATGGCGCCATCACTGCTGAGAACCATGACGCACGACCAGGGCAGTGAAATGGCCCATCACGCCGAAATCACAGCCCACACCGGCATGAAGGTTTACTTTGCTGATCCGCACAGCCCCTGGCAACGCGGGATGCGCCAGTATTTGCCCAAAGGCACTGATCTCTCACTGGTCAGCCAGGAGCGACTGGGCGAAATTGCCGACATGCTGAACACTCGTCCACGCCAAACGCTAGGCTGGAGGTTTCCGATCGAAGTCCTAGTTGATTACCTTCAGCTATCTGCGAGCAACAAGCTCGAAATCATTAACTGA
- a CDS encoding IS3 family transposase (programmed frameshift) codes for MSSYSPERKASLINKLLPPQNMSVAELSRQEGIAPATLYAWRSKLKAGGAVVPGDKSSADNWSGEAKFAAVLHTATLSEIELSEYCRSKGLYPEQIAAWRQACITGQLSAQAQRQAEREQARADKKRIAELERDLRRKDKALAETAAILVLRKKNECLLGKRQRGRLTSLPERLQLVERFNHAVASGARKAIASAEIGLSLRSLQRWALRPVMQANIRTTTLRPRPLNALSEQERCAILEVCNSPPFVSLPPSQIVPILADQNRYLASESTFYRVLNAANQQHRRGRSHAPHKHASPTIHRAATANQVWSWDITYLPSPVRGKYYYLYLIEDIYSRKAVGWEVYEQESGERAAELMARTVLTERCAGRPLVLHSDNGAPMKSVTLLSKLYDLGITPSRGRPRVSNDNPYSESLFRTLKYCPQWPTGGFESLDAARIWVRDFILWYNHQHRHNRIRFVTPAQRHRGEDKQVLAKRHVLYQQARHQHPHRWSGATRNWQPIGVVTLNPERELPVLNIAA; via the exons ATGTCGAGCTATTCACCCGAGCGTAAAGCTTCCCTTATCAACAAGTTATTGCCTCCTCAAAACATGTCCGTGGCTGAGTTGTCGCGTCAGGAAGGCATCGCCCCAGCCACCCTGTATGCTTGGCGCTCCAAGCTCAAAGCAGGAGGCGCTGTGGTGCCCGGAGATAAAAGCAGTGCCGATAACTGGTCGGGCGAAGCCAAGTTCGCAGCGGTGTTGCATACCGCCACGCTGAGCGAAATCGAGCTCAGCGAATACTGTCGCAGCAAAGGGCTGTATCCCGAACAAATAGCCGCTTGGCGTCAAGCCTGCATCACCGGCCAGTTGTCCGCTCAGGCGCAACGCCAAGCTGAGCGAGAGCAGGCGCGGGCTGACAAAAAGCGCATTGCCGAGCTGGAACGCGACCTACGTCGCAAGGACAAGGCGCTGGCAGAAACCGCCGCGATCCTGGTGCTGCGAAAAAAGA ATGAATGCCTTCTGGGGAAACGACAACGAGGGCGTCTGACCTCGCTGCCAGAACGGCTACAACTCGTTGAGCGTTTTAACCATGCAGTGGCTTCTGGGGCGCGTAAAGCGATTGCCAGTGCAGAGATAGGGCTGTCGCTGCGAAGCCTGCAGCGCTGGGCGCTGAGGCCTGTAATGCAGGCCAATATACGCACCACCACGCTACGCCCACGACCACTCAATGCCCTGAGTGAGCAGGAGCGCTGCGCTATTTTAGAGGTCTGCAACAGCCCACCATTTGTCAGCCTGCCACCCAGCCAGATCGTGCCAATACTGGCCGATCAAAACCGTTACCTGGCCTCAGAGTCAACCTTTTACCGCGTCCTCAACGCGGCTAATCAGCAGCACCGACGTGGCCGCAGCCATGCACCGCACAAACACGCATCGCCGACCATTCACCGTGCCGCCACCGCCAATCAGGTTTGGTCTTGGGACATTACCTACCTTCCCTCGCCAGTGCGTGGGAAGTATTACTACCTGTATTTGATTGAGGACATTTACAGCCGCAAGGCCGTGGGTTGGGAGGTTTACGAGCAAGAAAGCGGCGAGCGGGCGGCTGAACTGATGGCGCGCACGGTACTTACCGAACGCTGCGCGGGGCGGCCTTTGGTGCTGCACTCGGACAACGGCGCGCCGATGAAGTCGGTGACGTTGCTGAGCAAACTGTACGACTTGGGCATCACTCCCTCACGGGGACGACCACGGGTCAGCAATGATAATCCCTACTCGGAGTCGCTGTTTAGAACCCTGAAGTATTGCCCGCAATGGCCGACTGGCGGCTTTGAAAGTTTGGACGCAGCGCGGATCTGGGTACGTGATTTTATCCTCTGGTACAACCACCAGCACCGCCATAACCGCATCCGCTTCGTGACCCCGGCGCAACGTCATCGCGGTGAAGATAAACAGGTCTTGGCCAAGCGCCATGTGCTGTATCAGCAAGCTCGTCATCAACACCCACATCGCTGGTCAGGTGCGACGCGTAATTGGCAGCCCATCGGCGTCGTCACGCTTAACCCGGAAAGGGAGTTACCAGTACTGAACATAGCCGCATAA
- a CDS encoding IS630 family transposase produces the protein MNSQNIALSEEEHIELSRRLRSATISQRDGRRARVILLAAQGCSRNEIAQLTGLSVVSVTRWCKRFQALRLQGLVDLPGRGRKPSLPAEALKRTLEQVTQPRIGQPRWSCRSMVRVAGISPASVQRIWAANDIKPHLARTFKLSNDPNFEEKFWDVIGLYLAPPDKALVFCCDEKSQVQALQRTQPGLPLGIGHIRTQTHDYVRHGTLTLFAAMDYLQGRLISSIETQHRHQEWLAFLKRINRETPKGLQLHLIVDNYATHKHPVVKEWLKRHPRFHMHFTPTSSSWMNMVERFFRDITVYLRDGSFSSTRELASSMTTFLALHNAQPSRYVWNAKGEDILRKIQRA, from the coding sequence ATGAATTCTCAGAACATCGCGCTCAGTGAAGAGGAACACATTGAACTGAGTCGGCGCCTAAGATCAGCCACGATCAGTCAGCGTGACGGTCGTCGGGCGCGGGTGATTTTACTGGCGGCTCAAGGCTGCTCGCGCAACGAGATTGCCCAACTGACCGGTCTCTCCGTTGTTTCAGTCACTCGCTGGTGCAAGCGTTTTCAAGCGCTGCGTCTGCAAGGCCTAGTGGATCTGCCCGGACGAGGTCGCAAGCCATCCTTGCCGGCCGAAGCGTTGAAGCGAACCCTTGAGCAAGTCACTCAGCCGCGTATCGGTCAGCCTCGCTGGAGCTGTCGTAGCATGGTTCGAGTCGCCGGCATTTCACCGGCCAGCGTCCAGCGGATATGGGCCGCCAACGACATAAAACCGCACCTGGCACGCACCTTCAAGCTGTCCAATGACCCGAACTTCGAAGAGAAATTCTGGGACGTCATCGGGCTGTATCTGGCGCCTCCCGATAAAGCCCTGGTGTTCTGTTGCGATGAGAAGAGCCAGGTTCAAGCCTTGCAGCGCACGCAGCCCGGATTGCCATTGGGTATCGGTCATATCCGTACACAAACCCATGACTATGTTCGTCACGGCACGCTCACGCTGTTTGCGGCGATGGATTATCTGCAAGGTCGGCTGATCAGCAGCATTGAAACTCAACACCGACATCAGGAGTGGTTGGCCTTCCTGAAAAGGATCAACCGGGAAACCCCCAAGGGCCTGCAACTGCACTTGATCGTGGATAATTACGCCACGCACAAGCATCCGGTGGTCAAGGAATGGCTCAAGCGACATCCGCGATTTCACATGCACTTCACCCCGACATCAAGCTCCTGGATGAACATGGTTGAACGCTTCTTCCGAGATATCACCGTTTACTTACGTGATGGCAGCTTCAGTTCGACACGTGAATTGGCCAGCTCCATGACCACTTTTTTAGCGTTACACAATGCTCAGCCAAGCCGATACGTCTGGAATGCAAAAGGTGAAGACATCTTGCGCAAGATCCAGCGTGCATGA
- a CDS encoding IS3 family transposase (programmed frameshift): MTNRNDKGGELLGQERRRRWSPEQKLAMVRESLQPGQSVSVVARQNGVNANQLFQWRKLYQSGSLSAVSAGESVVPASELADALKQIRELQRMLGKKTMQVEILQEAVEIARSRKLDCALTLVAGGRPVKLISESLGVARSQLTVRLNPNAQVERRRPALDDAALVEEIQAEVSELPSYGYRRVWGLLRRRREKQSQAPINVKRVYRVMRDHQLLLERRIKQPGVARRHEGRIAVATSDTRWCSDGFEFRCDDNAKLSVTFALDCCDREAIGWVASPTGYSGDDIRDLMLEAVEKRFGEEAPATPVQWLSDNGSAYIAEQTRQFARQIGLQPVTTPVRSPQSNGMAESFVKTMKRDYVAHMPKPDRETALRNLTIAFEHYNEEHPHSALKYRSPREFRRLAAASI, encoded by the exons ATGACTAATAGAAACGATAAGGGTGGGGAGCTTTTGGGTCAGGAGCGGCGTCGCCGCTGGAGCCCGGAGCAAAAACTGGCCATGGTTCGCGAGAGCCTGCAACCGGGGCAAAGCGTCTCGGTGGTGGCTCGACAGAATGGCGTGAATGCCAACCAGTTGTTTCAGTGGCGCAAGCTCTATCAGAGCGGCAGTCTCTCGGCTGTCAGTGCTGGGGAGAGCGTGGTGCCCGCTTCCGAGCTGGCCGATGCGCTCAAGCAGATCCGCGAGCTACAGCGCATGCTTGGCAAGAAAACCATGCAGGTCGAGATCCTTCAGGAAGCTGTGGAGATTGCTCGGTCGCGAAAAT TGGATTGCGCACTCACCCTTGTTGCCGGGGGACGACCAGTGAAGCTGATCAGTGAAAGTCTCGGTGTAGCGCGCTCGCAATTGACGGTTCGACTCAACCCAAATGCTCAGGTCGAGCGGCGTCGCCCTGCGCTGGACGATGCCGCACTGGTCGAAGAAATTCAGGCTGAAGTGAGTGAACTGCCCAGCTACGGGTACCGCCGTGTGTGGGGGTTGCTGCGTCGTCGGCGTGAAAAGCAGAGTCAGGCGCCGATCAACGTCAAGCGGGTTTATCGCGTCATGCGCGATCATCAGTTGCTGCTGGAGCGACGGATTAAACAACCGGGTGTGGCACGCCGTCACGAAGGCCGAATTGCCGTGGCCACCAGCGATACCCGGTGGTGCTCGGACGGGTTTGAGTTTCGCTGTGATGATAACGCCAAGCTGAGCGTGACCTTTGCCCTGGACTGCTGCGACCGCGAAGCCATCGGTTGGGTGGCCAGCCCGACCGGGTACAGCGGCGACGATATCCGTGATCTGATGCTGGAGGCGGTGGAAAAACGCTTCGGTGAAGAGGCGCCTGCCACCCCGGTGCAATGGCTGAGCGACAATGGCTCGGCCTACATCGCTGAACAGACACGCCAGTTTGCCCGACAGATCGGTTTGCAACCGGTGACCACACCGGTGCGTAGCCCGCAGAGCAACGGCATGGCCGAGAGCTTCGTCAAAACGATGAAACGCGACTACGTCGCGCACATGCCCAAACCTGACCGGGAAACAGCCTTGCGTAACCTGACGATTGCCTTTGAGCATTACAACGAGGAGCATCCGCACAGCGCGCTGAAATACCGTTCACCACGGGAGTTTAGGCGTTTGGCAGCGGCATCAATTTAA
- a CDS encoding deoxyribonuclease codes for MLRKLSVLLSAWMLALFLSASANAADLTVGALNALHLGWGTTTTTKNKCDQIKTLMGTVDILFLQETMQTSVPCTGLGTGIKQDCSAMKGASSYKEAYCFVYQSSKITVIAYINAPSTSYSRPPYAILTQIKVAGKADKYAWFANIHSVFGKTVKPRQDEATAAGAFFKSLTTTTYGTIKIPPSGFPVVIGGDWNLAVTNKKNAYQNGFKWADPTTNPTTAPSACPTNTPTSLTAKGAPSSPYDHFVITGVSLTGDPSCYFTTNSLSGLGWRQNVSDHKAIYWGVTFK; via the coding sequence ATGCTTCGGAAGTTGAGCGTTCTCCTCTCGGCCTGGATGCTTGCGCTTTTTCTGAGCGCCAGCGCGAATGCAGCTGACCTGACAGTCGGCGCCTTAAATGCGCTCCATCTTGGGTGGGGCACGACAACCACCACAAAGAATAAATGTGATCAAATAAAAACCCTAATGGGTACAGTGGATATACTGTTTTTACAAGAGACAATGCAGACGTCCGTGCCGTGCACGGGGCTGGGTACTGGCATCAAGCAAGATTGCTCGGCAATGAAGGGGGCAAGTTCCTACAAGGAGGCTTACTGTTTCGTTTATCAATCCAGCAAGATAACAGTTATTGCCTATATCAATGCACCCAGCACTTCGTACAGTCGTCCTCCCTACGCGATACTTACACAAATCAAAGTGGCGGGGAAGGCCGACAAATATGCATGGTTCGCCAATATTCATTCTGTTTTCGGTAAGACGGTAAAACCACGTCAAGACGAGGCCACGGCAGCAGGCGCATTTTTCAAGAGCCTCACCACGACGACGTACGGCACAATAAAGATTCCTCCCTCAGGCTTTCCAGTGGTGATCGGTGGTGACTGGAATCTGGCAGTGACCAACAAAAAAAATGCCTATCAGAACGGCTTTAAATGGGCTGATCCGACAACGAATCCAACAACCGCGCCGTCGGCCTGTCCGACAAATACTCCGACCAGCCTGACCGCCAAGGGGGCGCCTTCCAGTCCTTATGACCACTTTGTAATAACCGGTGTTTCCCTGACGGGTGATCCTTCTTGTTACTTCACCACCAACAGTCTGTCCGGGCTCGGGTGGCGGCAAAACGTATCCGATCATAAGGCGATATACTGGGGAGTGACATTCAAATGA